In Musa acuminata AAA Group cultivar baxijiao chromosome BXJ2-3, Cavendish_Baxijiao_AAA, whole genome shotgun sequence, the following proteins share a genomic window:
- the LOC135607316 gene encoding chaperone protein dnaJ 11, chloroplastic-like, which translates to MMSSLSLAFPKSFLRSPSLPRRRPPSCSVAVGSSSATLYDVLGVAADATGVEIKLAYRRLARSCHPDVVAAQGKGASAADEFMRVRAAYEILSDPEKRVDYDRRVKSVVFTALRTSWCSSQDRRPRTWETDQCW; encoded by the coding sequence ATGATGTCGTCGCTGTCGCTCGCCTTCCCCAAATCGTTCCTCCGGAGCCCCTCCCTCCCTCGCCGCCGGCCTCCGAGCTGCTCCGTCGCCGTCGGCTCCTCGTCCGCGACGCTCTACGATGTGCTCGGCGTCGCGGCCGACGCCACGGGCGTTGAGATCAAGTTGGCGTACCGGAGGCTCGCCCGGTCGTGCCACCCGGACGTGGTGGCGGCCCAGGGGAAGGGCGCGTCGGCAGCGGACGAGTTCATGCGCGTCCGCGCGGCCTACGAGATCCTCTCAGACCCAGAGAAGCGCGTCGACTACGACCGAAGGGTTAAGTCGGTGGTGTTCACTGCGCTGAGGACGTCTTGGTGCTCCTCCCAGGACCGCCGCCCACGGACATGGGAGACGGACCAGTGCTGGTAG